attaaaaaaataaatttattactctTATATCTAAAAggagatattttttataatactaatATTTCTTCTAATTTCTACTTTTACATATTATAGATtcattttatcatataaaataaaatggtaaTTAACTATAATTTTCTTTTCCCCTTTATTTTCCCACCTTCTCAAGCAAGCTAATGTACCTCAATGCAATTTTTCCCAATTGCAGTGTTAAATTCGTCCATCCATTTCTCTCTCACATACACTCACCGCCCGTTTTCTTGGTTTCTCGATTTTATTCCCTCATTTTGTGATTTAATGACGAAGGTATAAAATATCAGATTTCTCTCTCTCACGGCAGCTGGTCAATCCCCTATTCATCGCCGTCGTTGAGGCCGTTCTCCAGTAATTCACCATtgacttcttcttctttttctttattattataattatttttgatattgACATCACTGATGTCGTTGCTGCGCAGCGGCAGGGTTCAAATCAATCAAACAGGTTTTCAAGGTAATTTCGCGCTTTGTTAAATTTTCTATTCAATAATCTAGTTTGTGTCTAACTAGGCTTTGATTTAAGTTCTAGGCTTCCAAATTACTTGCAATTTCACTGTATACTGTTAAGGGTTTTGGAGTGAAGTTGCGGATTGTGATGGAAGACTTGATTCAGTTGAACTTGTATGCAATGTCAACTGTCACaaatattacttttttaaaacACTGATTACAAGCATATTGTTATCTTGAAAGGCTTGAGATATTCTTGCAAGAGGGATTATCACAGGGTGCTTCTTCTACTTACTCTCCCTTTCtctctatctttttttttttaaatatttttatttttataatgctTGTTTCTCTAACATTGTTGTTTTGTATTTTTAGGATATTTTAGTTACAGACTTAAAGTAATGCCTCCTCCAGAATCCTCCAAACAGCAGTTAAAGGTAACTAACGAAATCTTATTTTGCTTGTTCAAAGTCTCATCTTCTGTGCCCTTACCATATGCAAGTGTAATTATCCTTTtcctttactttttctttttctttttgttttttccttTCACAAGGTCTCTATAGATGCCGAGCATGCAAAATGTAGCATCTGCTTAAACATCTGGCATGATGTTGTTACTATTGCTCCTTGCCTTCATAACTTCTGGTATttgtttattgttattattattattattgttgttgttgttgttgttgcccTCCAAATAATAGAATAtacaaatacatatatatatatatatacacacacgcgcgcgcatatatatatatatatatatatatatacacacacacatatagagagagagagagagatagagtgAGAGACTTTCAATTTGTGGTTTCTGTAATGCAGCAATGGATGCTTCTCCGAGTGGTTAAGGAGATCACAGGAGAAACATTCTACTGTGCTTTGTCCTCAGTGTAGGGCAGCTGTACTATTTGTTGGTAGAAATCACTTTCTGCATAGCATTGAGGAGGTAATACCTTACATTTTGTTCAATTCCGTTGTAGATGCTTGTCTTTTTGATCTATTTGCAAGATATTGTACCTACTTGTTTGTGGATTATGGATAATCTTCAATTATATTTGGGATGCTTATGTTGTGATTACTTGAAGTATTATAAAGAATCCTTTTATTGCTTTTCAATCACTTATCAGAGTATCTTTTCCGTGTATCCTCTTTTTGGGTTCTTTTCTGTCTGTTTGTTTTTCTTATTTCTGTAGAACTCATCAATGTTACATATTAATGttagttttttaataattaaaatgctgTTTAGTCGCTTGTATTTGTAATTCCAGACGACAGTAATTGTTGATATTATGTTATTGTTTTCAACCTATCTTGGAATATTTCCACTCCCTTTTTTGCTTTTTATATGCATTTGATATCATTTGCATGCGGTTTCTTCTCTTCATTGcagattaattatttatgaataagCACTTCTATTTTCTAGTATGGTTTTCATGTATTggaaatttctttattttaattaagatgATGCTTCTTTTTCCCCCTTTTGTCTAGGATATGCTACAAGCTGATTCTTCATTAAAACGTTCAGATGAAGAAGTTGCTCTTCTAGATTCATATGCATCAATAAAATCAAATCTTGTAAGTAATCTTTTCGTTGTGGAACATACTTTTTGGACACTTGATTTATGTGAACTGAAATCAGGGGCAAGAAGAGGCATAATTTTTGGTGCACTTCAACTTCATAatattctctctctctatttcttttccaattttctttctttttttttttttcaaagttgGATGAATCCTAAGCTATGGAAAAGTGCGAATGAAGTGTGTCTTGTTTCGACTTGTTCTACCTAATGTAGAATAAGAAAAAATTGATGCCATGTTATCATGTAACATGGTCCTGATTAATTGAGCCAAAAAGATCATGTTAGCAATGTTGATCTTGTCTTTAACATATTGCTAAAGGAGACCTATGTTTTACCAGTTTTTCCTCTAAACTGTCGGTGGATTTTGCACAGTAGTGTATTATCATTGGTTATTTGAAATTCTTAGGATTCTAATTGTTTTGTGTGTTTGATTTGCTTTTTCTGTTTATAGATGGTGCCTTCTGCAGGTCTACTATATATTAGGTCTTTTGGagagtgaaaaaaaaatgttgTTGCATTATATTTGGTTTTGTGATGTATGTTAGATTATTCAAAGTGGTAAGAAGCTCAGCCAGAAGAGGGCTCGTACAAGTTCGGATGTGGAAATTGATGGGGAAGAATCTGGGGAGTTCCCATGCCTTCAGTGTGGTAATATTACTTGCTTATCAATTATCAGTTTATTTGTTTCAAAATGATTTTATCCTTCCATTGCTTTGATCGTATGCCATAACCATTACTAGTCTAGGAAGGAGTGCACTTCCATTCGTTCTAATCTTGGGATGGTAATCCTGTTGTCAAGGAGATGATTAGCAGTTCTTTCTCTTGGGAACTAGAATCAAATTGAGGAAGAGGAATGAACATGAACAATTCTCTATTCCATATGCATTTGCCTTTCCTTCTATCACATATTTGCCActtttttctttatgttttctctGTGTATTTGTTATTCTCACCATTACTGGCTTTACAATGGAATTCAGTGAAGTTGAATATTGCTTCTATGGATGTTTGTTTGAAATACACTATAATGTGAAGGTTCCTGCTTGGCTCTTGGGACTTTTGGATAGATTAATGCATTTAGTGTCAAGTGaatcaataaaaatacaagGTTTGTTCAACGTTATCACTGGATGATGACCTTTCTTACATGATGCCAAATTCACTCCAGTTCTATGACCTCTTCAGTTACTTGAAAACCTGCTACCTTTGCTCCTTTTCCATCAGCGGCATCACCGACATTAGCTCACCACCATCACTTCCCCACCACAGCAGACACCAACAGCATCAGTTCTACTGCTATTACTGCCTCTCATTCCCAACATCTTAATCACCATTGGCACCAGGACCACCACGTTGAGAATAACAATTATTAATACATGTTTGTGCTTATAAATGTTAGCTTGCACCCCTAATGCTAGGCTATTACAAAACCTGCCTTAGTAGTAACATCTAGTTTtcgaaaagcaaataaaaactGGGATCCATAGAAGTAAAATCTTCTTGCAAGCAATTTGGTGCATAAGATTCTCAAAGCTGGAATTCATCTGAAATTTTATTGATGGACTCTATTGCTGCACCTTAAATATGGTTGTTGCTACTCATAAGTGAGAAAGGAAGAATATCTGTGTTGCGGTGGACAGCTTTTGCTATCATTTTCTGGTTTGCTATTTGTCAGCAATTTGCTTTGAATAATCTTGTGCAGGTTTTATTGTTAAAGGTCTGGCTGCGTATGTGAAAATACTTCTCAATTTGGAATACCTGGTTAAATGAAGTTCTGTTCTGCTTCTTCTCGTTATTGACTTGTGACATTCTATTCTATATATCAGTTTCTTATTTAACTATTTCATGCACAAAAATAGGTACAGAATTTAATGGCTTTCGTTGCAGCCCAAACATGGTCCATTTGCAATGTCAAGCTTGTGGAGGAATGATGCCTTCAAGGACGGATATTAATGTTCCACAACACTGTATGTGCCAAAGTGTTAtctgattatttttttatgatgtcCTGACTCGCTGTGTTAGGTTATTTAGATTTCTTTTAGCAAATAATAAGACCTAATTTTGTTTATTTAGGGTGCATTTGTTTACcttgtaattttctttttttttttaaaaaaatgtaactTGTTCGGTTGTTAGTGTTGCGTTTTTATTGCTACTACTTATTAGAAAAcgtttttgaaataaaaaaacccAAAACTAAAAGTTATAAATGTTGGTTTTCTTGTTACAGATTTTACCaaacaattatttttcttttcaacttttatcatattatcacatcaataaaattcttttttttttctttaaatgtaTAGCCATTCaactaatttataaaatatatttttattttattatgaaatttactatttagttcctCTGGCATGGTGAAACTCATCACTTCGtttctcaattttgaaaaatatattaaactatCTTGAGGTCTTAAAAAAATATGCTAATTAATCATT
This genomic interval from Manihot esculenta cultivar AM560-2 chromosome 12, M.esculenta_v8, whole genome shotgun sequence contains the following:
- the LOC110628345 gene encoding E3 ubiquitin-protein ligase CHFR isoform X2, with protein sequence MPPPESSKQQLKVSIDAEHAKCSICLNIWHDVVTIAPCLHNFCNGCFSEWLRRSQEKHSTVLCPQCRAAVLFVGRNHFLHSIEEDMLQADSSLKRSDEEVALLDSYASIKSNLIIQSGKKLSQKRARTSSDVEIDGEESGEFPCLQCGTEFNGFRCSPNMVHLQCQACGGMMPSRTDINVPQHCLGCDRAFCSAYWHAQGVQRSNSHMVCSNEDFKPVSQHTISRIPFLAHEKNQHEQDITERCIRQMGKTLQDVVSDWISKLNNREIDRTRMPLNHAEMITAGTHVCNSCRLMQLTGKIAGMDMHVAPNTTMKIMRVKEIMSVVLQGLIINNLLPYMLPNYLSSCVLFM
- the LOC110628345 gene encoding E3 ubiquitin-protein ligase CHFR isoform X1, which gives rise to MPPPESSKQQLKVSIDAEHAKCSICLNIWHDVVTIAPCLHNFCNGCFSEWLRRSQEKHSTVLCPQCRAAVLFVGRNHFLHSIEEDMLQADSSLKRSDEEVALLDSYASIKSNLIIQSGKKLSQKRARTSSDVEIDGEESGEFPCLQCGTEFNGFRCSPNMVHLQCQACGGMMPSRTDINVPQHCLGCDRAFCSAYWHAQGVQRSNSHMVCSNEDFKPVSQHTISRIPFLAHEKNQHEQDITERCIRQMGKTLQDVVSDWISKLNNREIDRTRMPLNHAEMITAGTHVCNDCYDKLVSFVLYWFRVSLPRHFLPADAVNREDCWYGYACRTQHHNEDHARKRNHVCRPTRVNY